The following coding sequences lie in one Desmodus rotundus isolate HL8 chromosome 1, HLdesRot8A.1, whole genome shotgun sequence genomic window:
- the ATP6V1G1 gene encoding V-type proton ATPase subunit G 1, which yields MASQSQGIQQLLQAEKRAAEKVSEARKRKNRRLKQAKEEAQAEIEQYRLQREKEFKAKEAAALGSHGSCSTEVEKETQEKMTVLQTYFRQNRDEVLDNLLTLVCDIQPEIHENYRING from the exons ATGGCGAGTCAGTCTCAGGGCatccagcagctgctgcaggccGAGAAGCGGGCCGCGGAGAAGGTGTCGGAGGCCCGCAAGC gaaagaaCCGGAGGCTGAAGCAGGCCAAAGAAGAGGCACAAGCAGAAATTGAGCAGTACCGcctgcagagggagaaggaattcAAGGCCAAGGAAGCCGCG GCTCTGGGATCCCACGGCAGTTGCAGCACTGAAGTGGAGAAGGAGACCCAGGAGAAGATGACCGTCCTCCAGACCTACTTCCGGCAGAACAGGGATGAAGTCTTGGATAACCTGCTGACCCTTGTCTGTGACATCCAGCCAGAAATCCATGAAAACTACCGCATAAATGGATAG